In one Corallococcus sp. EGB genomic region, the following are encoded:
- a CDS encoding ATPase, T2SS/T4P/T4SS family, which translates to MFLITLTEKGGGSEQREFPKNEITIGRLAGNDIVLAKGNVSKTHSRIVEKDGRFIIVDMKSTNGTFVNGKKIAGPMVLKPTDQVSIGDYILNVEALEDAPADEPVDEGYDDEQGEEAYEEEAYEEEEAYEEEPAPAPAAPSRMPASMAAAMAKNKRKVDPRLERYSRLQKEIHDRLIEYLDLRRMDMDRLGDEELWRRTEKAIRDIIDQMEADQELPGDVDREELLTDVINEALGLGPLEAFLASEEISEIMVNHANQIYIERKGKLTLSEKTFSSNQAVLGVIERIVAPIGRRIDESSPLVDARLKDGSRVNAIIPPLALKGPCITIRKFKKDALKIQDLIKYKTITAQMAEFLEMCVTARRNIVISGGTGSGKTTTLNIISSFIPEGERIVTVEDAAELQLPQEHWVQLESRPPNLEGKGAITIRDLVKNCLRMRPDRIVVGECRSGETLDMLQAMNTGHDGSLTTLHANTPRDAIARLETMVLMSGMELPVKAIREQISSAVHLIVQQTRFSDGTRKICFITEVSGMEVDIVTLQDIFYYKQDGFTEDHKVRGRFVASGFVPKFYDELQRKGIPVNMSIFRED; encoded by the coding sequence ATGTTTCTCATCACGCTGACGGAGAAGGGCGGCGGCTCGGAGCAGCGGGAGTTTCCCAAGAACGAGATCACGATCGGCCGGCTCGCTGGCAACGACATCGTGCTCGCCAAGGGCAACGTCTCCAAGACGCACTCCCGCATCGTCGAGAAGGACGGTCGCTTCATCATCGTGGACATGAAGTCCACGAACGGCACCTTCGTGAACGGCAAGAAGATCGCCGGGCCCATGGTGCTCAAGCCCACCGACCAGGTCTCCATCGGCGACTACATCCTCAACGTGGAGGCGCTGGAGGACGCGCCCGCGGATGAGCCCGTCGACGAGGGCTACGACGACGAGCAGGGCGAGGAGGCCTACGAGGAAGAGGCCTACGAAGAAGAGGAGGCCTACGAGGAGGAGCCCGCTCCCGCCCCCGCGGCCCCCAGCCGCATGCCCGCGTCCATGGCCGCCGCCATGGCCAAGAACAAGCGCAAGGTGGACCCCCGGCTGGAGCGCTACTCGCGGCTCCAGAAGGAGATCCACGACCGGCTCATCGAGTACCTGGACCTGCGCCGCATGGACATGGACCGGCTCGGGGACGAGGAGCTCTGGCGCCGCACCGAGAAGGCCATCCGGGACATCATCGACCAGATGGAGGCGGACCAGGAGCTGCCCGGCGACGTGGACCGGGAGGAGCTGCTCACCGACGTCATCAACGAGGCGCTGGGCCTGGGGCCCCTGGAGGCGTTCCTCGCGTCGGAAGAGATCAGCGAGATCATGGTGAACCACGCCAACCAGATCTACATCGAGCGCAAGGGCAAGCTGACGCTGTCGGAGAAGACGTTCTCCTCCAACCAGGCGGTGCTCGGCGTCATCGAGCGCATCGTGGCGCCCATTGGCCGGCGCATCGACGAGTCCAGCCCGCTGGTGGACGCGCGCCTGAAGGACGGCAGCCGCGTGAATGCCATCATCCCGCCGCTGGCGCTCAAGGGCCCCTGCATCACCATCCGCAAGTTCAAGAAGGACGCGCTGAAGATCCAGGACCTCATCAAGTACAAGACCATCACCGCGCAGATGGCCGAGTTCCTGGAGATGTGCGTGACGGCCCGGCGCAACATCGTCATCTCCGGCGGCACGGGCTCCGGGAAGACGACGACGCTGAACATCATCAGCTCCTTCATCCCGGAGGGTGAGCGCATCGTCACGGTGGAGGACGCCGCGGAGCTGCAGCTGCCTCAGGAGCACTGGGTGCAGCTGGAGAGCCGCCCGCCCAACCTGGAAGGCAAGGGCGCCATCACCATCCGCGACCTGGTGAAGAACTGCCTGCGCATGCGGCCGGACCGCATCGTGGTGGGTGAGTGCCGCTCCGGCGAGACGCTGGACATGCTCCAGGCCATGAACACCGGCCACGACGGTTCGCTCACCACGCTGCACGCGAACACGCCGCGCGACGCCATCGCCCGGCTGGAGACGATGGTGCTCATGTCCGGCATGGAGCTGCCGGTGAAGGCCATCCGCGAGCAGATCTCCAGCGCCGTGCACCTCATCGTGCAGCAGACGCGCTTCTCCGACGGGACGCGCAAGATCTGCTTCATCACGGAGGTGTCCGGCATGGAGGTCGACATCGTGACCCTCCAGGACATCTTCTATTACAAGCAGGACGGTTTCACGGAGGACCACAAGGTGCGAGGGCGCTTCGTGGCTTCGGGCTTCGTGCCGAAGTTCTACGACGAGCTTCAGCGCAAGGGCATCCCCGTGAACATGAGCATCTTCCGCGAGGACTGA